A single genomic interval of Vibrio maritimus harbors:
- a CDS encoding extracellular solute-binding protein: MSKNYMTLAVLSTTLSVGVNAADLPADLQWIDNMNEPLFASEEAQFGGTLRTYMSSFPQTLRSVGPDSNSGLRHYFMDGTPKLAARHPNTNKWIPQLAEAWAYGDDNQTVYFKLNPKAKWSDGEMVTADDYLFMLTYNRSKDIIAPWYNDFFTNKIADVVKIDDYTIAIKSASKMSQDELMIQINLPSNGVQPRPEHFFADSKNDKNGDGIDDNFVRKFNFKAEPTTWAYYMSDVKKGKSVTFKHVGQDWWGYENRYYKNRYNVEKVRLTVIRDADIARKRFEKGDLDAFGLILPSLWHEKADGKPYQNGYIQKFWGYNQTVQGAGGLWMNTSMPMLDDRNVRAGIMYASDYDGMIKNVLRGDYLRLPHGLGAGHGDYDRPDNQAPAFDPDKAIAYFEAAGFDTIGTDGIRVNAQGQRLSFDITYGFPPHTPRIAYLKEQAKQAGLEFNLNLVDGSSAFKFVLEKKHQLAFLHMGGGEIPAYWEYLHSDNAKPQTNNHTFYQNPDMDKLIDQYVVEFDVAKKQALSHQIQQKVSEEFLIVPGYMVPYTREAHWRWLRLPENGMTKQTQAMFSVTDIANFWIDDELKKQTKQAMKKGESFEPVIVVDDSYKLQ; the protein is encoded by the coding sequence ATGAGCAAGAATTACATGACTCTGGCGGTACTTTCGACAACCCTATCTGTGGGCGTGAACGCGGCTGACCTTCCCGCGGATCTTCAATGGATAGATAACATGAATGAGCCATTGTTTGCGTCGGAGGAAGCGCAGTTTGGCGGTACGTTGCGCACATATATGTCGAGTTTCCCGCAAACGCTTCGAAGTGTTGGACCAGATTCAAATTCTGGTTTGCGTCACTACTTCATGGACGGCACTCCCAAGCTGGCTGCTCGTCATCCTAATACGAATAAGTGGATTCCACAGCTCGCTGAAGCATGGGCGTATGGTGACGACAATCAAACTGTCTATTTCAAGTTGAACCCGAAGGCAAAATGGTCCGATGGTGAGATGGTCACCGCGGACGACTATTTGTTTATGCTGACCTACAACCGATCCAAAGACATTATTGCCCCATGGTACAACGACTTCTTTACCAACAAGATCGCCGACGTCGTCAAGATTGATGACTACACCATTGCCATTAAGTCAGCCTCGAAAATGAGCCAAGATGAGCTGATGATTCAGATTAACTTGCCAAGCAATGGGGTACAGCCAAGACCCGAGCACTTTTTTGCTGATTCCAAAAACGATAAAAACGGTGATGGTATTGACGATAACTTTGTGAGGAAGTTCAATTTCAAGGCTGAGCCAACGACTTGGGCGTATTACATGTCTGACGTTAAGAAAGGTAAGAGCGTCACGTTCAAACATGTCGGTCAGGACTGGTGGGGGTATGAGAATCGATATTACAAGAATCGCTACAATGTTGAGAAGGTGCGCCTTACCGTTATTCGTGATGCAGACATTGCCAGAAAGCGTTTTGAAAAGGGTGACTTGGATGCGTTTGGCTTAATACTGCCAAGTTTGTGGCATGAGAAGGCGGACGGTAAGCCTTATCAAAATGGATACATCCAAAAGTTCTGGGGCTATAACCAAACCGTACAGGGGGCGGGCGGCTTATGGATGAATACCTCAATGCCGATGCTCGACGACCGTAATGTGCGAGCGGGTATAATGTATGCCTCCGATTACGACGGCATGATTAAAAACGTGTTACGCGGTGATTACCTGCGTTTGCCTCACGGGCTTGGAGCAGGGCATGGCGACTATGATCGACCAGACAATCAAGCTCCGGCTTTTGACCCAGATAAAGCGATCGCTTATTTCGAAGCGGCGGGTTTTGATACCATCGGTACAGACGGCATTCGTGTTAATGCCCAAGGTCAGCGACTAAGCTTTGATATTACTTATGGTTTCCCGCCACATACACCAAGGATCGCTTATCTCAAAGAACAGGCTAAGCAAGCGGGACTGGAGTTTAACCTTAATCTTGTTGATGGCTCTTCGGCGTTCAAGTTTGTGCTCGAGAAAAAACATCAGCTAGCATTTTTGCACATGGGTGGTGGTGAGATCCCAGCTTATTGGGAGTATCTACACTCTGACAATGCAAAACCTCAAACCAACAACCACACCTTTTATCAAAATCCCGATATGGACAAACTCATTGACCAATATGTGGTTGAATTTGACGTCGCCAAAAAACAAGCGCTGTCACATCAGATCCAACAGAAAGTGTCTGAGGAGTTTCTCATTGTTCCAGGATATATGGTGCCATACACGCGCGAAGCGCATTGGCGCTGGTTGCGTCTTCCAGAAAATGGGATGACCAAACAAACGCAAGCCATGTTCTCGGTGACGGACATCGCCAACTTTTGGATTGACGATGAACTCAAGAAGCAGACGAAGCAGGCAATGAAAAAAGGCGAGAGCTTCGAGCCTGTGATTGTGGTTGATGACAGCTACAAACTGCAATAA
- a CDS encoding ABC transporter permease subunit, with amino-acid sequence MLSYFLRRLALVVPTFLGVTILIFAITRLVPGGPVERMLANLHTQGDGGSLSISGSNSALSEDQIQELNAFYGLDKPVPQAYWEWLSNLVQLDLGESTRYYEPVSDMIAERIPVSLFYGGMTFFISYFISIPLGYYKALKHGSVFDSLSSVAIFVGYALPGYVVGVLLITLFSYHLEWTPMGGFTSDDFEDFELLSEQVADIMWHAILPLICYLIGDFATLTMTMKNNLMENLSADYIRTAIAKGLPFKQAVRKHALRNSLIPIASHFGNSLLFFMTGAFLIEVIFNIDGIGLLGYESIVERDYPVVMGIVAINAVLLLLGNIISDICVALVDPRVKFGG; translated from the coding sequence ATGCTTTCTTACTTTCTTCGTCGCCTGGCACTAGTGGTGCCGACCTTTTTAGGGGTGACGATACTTATTTTTGCGATCACCAGATTAGTACCAGGCGGTCCAGTAGAGAGAATGCTGGCGAACCTGCATACACAAGGGGATGGGGGTTCGCTATCGATATCAGGCAGTAACTCTGCGTTGTCGGAAGATCAAATCCAAGAGTTGAACGCGTTTTACGGACTCGATAAACCCGTTCCCCAAGCCTATTGGGAATGGCTTTCGAACCTTGTTCAGTTGGATCTTGGTGAGTCTACTCGCTACTACGAGCCGGTTTCAGACATGATTGCGGAGCGTATTCCAGTATCACTGTTTTACGGTGGTATGACGTTCTTCATCAGCTATTTTATTTCCATCCCTCTTGGCTATTACAAAGCACTTAAGCATGGTTCTGTGTTTGATTCGCTCTCTTCAGTGGCAATCTTTGTAGGGTATGCACTGCCAGGCTACGTTGTGGGGGTGTTGCTTATTACTCTGTTTAGTTATCACCTAGAGTGGACGCCTATGGGGGGCTTCACTAGCGATGACTTTGAGGATTTTGAGCTATTGTCAGAGCAAGTTGCTGACATTATGTGGCATGCCATTCTACCTTTAATCTGTTACCTCATCGGCGACTTTGCGACGCTTACTATGACGATGAAAAACAATCTCATGGAAAACCTGTCAGCAGACTACATAAGAACTGCGATCGCAAAGGGCTTGCCATTTAAGCAAGCGGTGCGAAAGCACGCACTACGAAATAGCCTAATACCAATTGCCAGCCATTTTGGTAACTCTTTGCTGTTCTTTATGACCGGAGCATTCTTAATTGAGGTCATCTTCAACATTGATGGAATAGGGCTACTGGGTTATGAGTCTATTGTCGAAAGAGACTACCCCGTTGTAATGGGGATCGTCGCGATTAATGCGGTGCTGCTGCTTCTGGGAAACATCATCTCCGATATCTGTGTCGCGCTTGTCGACCCTCGTGTGAAGTTTGGGGGATAA
- the tcuA gene encoding FAD-dependent tricarballylate dehydrogenase TcuA, with the protein MSFESESYDVIVAGGGQAGIVAAIVAAEKGASVCLLEGAPRTHRGGNTRHTRNLRPMHDGPMSVLSGTYDEEEYWQDLMRVTKGKTNEELARLTLHRSTEAVDWLEQRGVQFQPPLGGTLHLGRTNAFFMGGGKQLANALYRHAENLGIEIHYDAMVTDIEINNDEFKSVSVGDQTIKGKTFVAAAGGFEANVEWLKEAWGDIAENFLIRGTPYNKGTLLKMLLNAGINSVGEPNQCHAVAIDGRAPQFDGGICTRVDCVSLGVVVNKNAKRFYDEGEDFWPKRYAIWGRLVASQPDQIAHVIIDSKAKGSFMPPVFPAVTANSIQELAEKVGLDVEAFTQTIEEYNAAVQPGNFDHTELDQVHTKGLEVNKTNWARRIDTPPFYAYSLKPGITFTYLGVEVNKNAQMRMSDGKLAKNLFAAGEIMAGNVLGQGYLAGIGMTIGNVFGRIAGSEAADYAINN; encoded by the coding sequence ATGAGCTTTGAAAGTGAGTCCTACGATGTGATTGTTGCTGGAGGTGGTCAGGCTGGCATCGTTGCTGCGATTGTTGCCGCCGAAAAAGGCGCGAGTGTTTGTCTGCTGGAAGGCGCTCCCAGAACCCACCGTGGTGGCAATACCCGTCACACCCGAAACCTAAGACCAATGCACGACGGCCCTATGTCTGTCTTAAGCGGTACCTACGACGAAGAAGAATATTGGCAAGACCTAATGCGTGTTACCAAAGGCAAAACCAATGAAGAACTTGCACGCTTGACGCTTCACCGCTCAACGGAGGCGGTTGATTGGTTAGAGCAGCGAGGCGTGCAGTTCCAGCCGCCGTTGGGAGGCACACTACATCTAGGAAGGACTAACGCGTTCTTCATGGGAGGCGGTAAACAGCTTGCCAATGCTCTCTATCGTCACGCTGAAAATTTGGGCATTGAGATCCACTACGATGCCATGGTCACCGACATTGAAATAAACAACGATGAATTTAAAAGTGTTTCAGTCGGCGATCAGACGATTAAAGGCAAAACATTTGTCGCCGCCGCAGGTGGTTTTGAGGCGAATGTAGAATGGCTGAAAGAGGCATGGGGCGATATTGCGGAGAACTTCCTGATCCGTGGTACTCCATACAACAAAGGCACTTTGCTGAAAATGCTGCTTAATGCAGGGATCAACTCCGTTGGCGAGCCAAACCAATGCCATGCGGTTGCGATAGATGGTCGAGCGCCACAATTTGATGGTGGGATTTGTACTCGCGTTGACTGTGTTTCTCTTGGAGTCGTCGTCAATAAGAATGCCAAACGCTTTTATGATGAGGGCGAAGATTTCTGGCCTAAGCGTTACGCGATTTGGGGCCGCCTTGTGGCCTCTCAGCCTGATCAGATTGCTCATGTCATTATCGATAGCAAAGCCAAAGGCTCGTTCATGCCTCCGGTGTTTCCAGCGGTGACAGCAAACTCAATACAAGAACTGGCCGAAAAAGTAGGCTTAGACGTTGAGGCATTCACTCAGACCATCGAAGAGTATAACGCCGCCGTTCAGCCGGGTAACTTTGATCACACCGAACTAGACCAAGTACACACCAAAGGACTTGAAGTTAACAAAACTAACTGGGCACGACGAATTGACACTCCCCCATTCTACGCCTACTCGCTGAAGCCCGGCATCACGTTCACCTACCTTGGTGTTGAGGTCAATAAGAATGCTCAGATGAGAATGTCTGATGGCAAGCTTGCCAAAAACCTATTTGCTGCTGGAGAAATTATGGCAGGCAACGTACTAGGACAAGGCTACTTAGCAGGCATTGGAATGACAATTGGAAATGTATTTGGACGAATAGCAGGAAGCGAGGCAGCGGATTATGCGATCAACAATTAA
- a CDS encoding ABC transporter ATP-binding protein, with protein MQDEVILSVRDLAVSFHDDDDCREVLHGVNFDLKAGRTLGIVGESGSGKSVTAMSIMGLLPKPYGVVTEGRILYRDTDLLKLEPSQMYSMRGDRISIIFQDPMTALNPVQTVGKQLNEVLELHRPELSKSERKATCLDMLKKVRIPLPEARLNEYPHNLSGGMRQRVMIAMALACKPDILICDEPTTALDVTVQASILTLMQELQQETGMSMIFITHDLGVVAEICDDVAVMFAGRIVEQADVFELFDHPKHPYTERLLWLIPNIDNPPKQKIDIKPITDAMFR; from the coding sequence ATGCAAGATGAGGTAATTCTAAGCGTGCGAGATCTTGCGGTAAGTTTTCACGATGATGATGACTGCCGTGAGGTATTGCATGGTGTCAATTTTGATCTTAAAGCCGGTAGGACGCTGGGGATTGTTGGTGAGTCTGGCAGTGGTAAAAGTGTTACGGCAATGTCCATCATGGGACTCTTGCCCAAACCTTATGGAGTCGTGACAGAAGGACGGATCTTATATCGAGATACGGATTTACTGAAGCTCGAGCCCAGTCAGATGTATTCGATGAGAGGGGATCGTATTTCCATCATCTTCCAAGACCCGATGACGGCACTAAATCCGGTACAAACGGTTGGTAAGCAGCTTAACGAGGTATTGGAGTTACATCGACCTGAACTGAGTAAATCTGAAAGAAAAGCGACCTGTCTCGATATGCTGAAAAAGGTGCGTATCCCATTGCCAGAAGCAAGATTAAACGAGTACCCGCACAACTTGTCTGGCGGTATGCGTCAACGTGTGATGATCGCTATGGCATTGGCTTGTAAGCCAGACATATTGATTTGTGATGAGCCGACCACCGCACTGGATGTCACTGTGCAAGCCTCGATTCTTACGTTGATGCAAGAGCTTCAACAGGAGACGGGGATGTCGATGATATTTATTACTCACGATCTTGGTGTTGTTGCCGAGATATGCGATGACGTAGCCGTCATGTTTGCGGGGCGGATTGTAGAGCAAGCGGATGTGTTTGAGCTGTTTGATCACCCTAAGCATCCATACACAGAGCGCTTACTCTGGCTAATTCCAAATATCGACAACCCGCCCAAGCAAAAGATTGATATCAAACCCATCACTGACGCTATGTTTCGATAA
- a CDS encoding ABC transporter permease: MQVSPLTKKKLNNFRRIKRGYWSFILLSLMLIMSLFAEFLINSKALVVKYQGDYFFPVVSRVYLGTEFGQTNASEADYRQLKLTFEQAAGDDFVLMPIVPWDPYEQDFSGDYPPNAPDAQTKHYLGTDIIGRDILARLVYGFRIAMGFALLAMAASYAIGVAVGCAMGFLGGKFDLFVQRFIEIWSMVPFLYVIMILVSIVQPSFTLFVAIIVMFGWMGITWYMRTMTYKEVAREYVTAAKALGASNARIVFNHILPNTMVMVVTLAPFTIAANITALTALDYLGLGLMPPTPSWGELLQQGKSNLDSPWIVASVVTAIVAVLVMVTFIGEAVRAAFDPKKFTRYV; the protein is encoded by the coding sequence ATGCAGGTCAGTCCTTTAACAAAGAAAAAGCTCAATAATTTTAGACGGATTAAGCGTGGCTATTGGTCGTTTATTCTGCTGTCACTCATGTTGATTATGTCGTTATTTGCTGAATTTCTTATTAACAGCAAAGCGCTGGTGGTGAAGTATCAAGGTGATTATTTTTTTCCGGTGGTGAGCCGTGTCTATCTGGGAACAGAATTTGGGCAAACGAATGCCAGTGAAGCCGACTACAGACAACTTAAGTTAACCTTTGAACAAGCGGCAGGTGATGATTTTGTGTTGATGCCGATAGTGCCGTGGGATCCTTATGAACAAGACTTTTCTGGGGACTATCCTCCAAATGCGCCCGATGCTCAAACTAAGCACTATCTAGGTACCGATATCATCGGCAGAGATATATTGGCAAGATTGGTGTACGGCTTTCGAATTGCTATGGGTTTTGCACTATTAGCCATGGCGGCTTCTTATGCGATTGGTGTGGCTGTCGGCTGCGCTATGGGCTTTCTTGGCGGCAAGTTTGACCTTTTCGTTCAACGTTTTATTGAGATTTGGTCTATGGTGCCTTTCTTGTACGTCATCATGATTTTGGTCTCTATTGTTCAGCCGAGTTTTACTTTGTTTGTCGCCATCATTGTCATGTTTGGTTGGATGGGCATTACTTGGTACATGAGGACCATGACCTATAAAGAAGTCGCAAGGGAGTATGTCACGGCAGCCAAAGCGCTTGGCGCGTCAAATGCTCGAATCGTCTTCAACCACATCCTCCCAAATACCATGGTGATGGTGGTGACACTCGCACCATTTACTATCGCGGCAAATATCACGGCTCTGACCGCACTCGATTATTTGGGATTAGGTCTAATGCCACCGACGCCAAGCTGGGGAGAGTTGCTTCAGCAAGGAAAGTCGAACTTAGACTCACCTTGGATCGTCGCTTCGGTAGTAACCGCCATTGTTGCGGTTTTAGTCATGGTGACATTCATTGGTGAAGCGGTAAGGGCAGCCTTCGACCCGAAGAAGTTTACCCGCTATGTTTAA
- a CDS encoding ABC transporter ATP-binding protein, protein MSELLKITDLKQYFRSGGGVFRRGYVMKAVDGVSLTVNRGETLGLVGESGCGKSTLGHTILKLLEPYDGKIVFEGADITKLSTREMRPLRRQMQIVFQDPMESLNPRHTVGMILEEPFIIHKLGNAVERQKWVRELLEKVGLPEDSIDRYPHEFSGGQRQRIGIARAIAVKPKLLICDESVSALDVSVQAQILNLLLDLQAEMNLAIIFISHDLSVVRHVSDNVAVMKEGKVVEYGTSEEVYKTPKHEYTKTLLAAIPITHPKYRSRPVS, encoded by the coding sequence ATGAGTGAACTTCTAAAAATCACCGATTTAAAACAGTACTTTCGTAGTGGCGGTGGGGTTTTTCGTCGTGGATACGTAATGAAGGCGGTGGACGGTGTGTCCTTGACCGTCAATCGTGGCGAGACGCTTGGGTTAGTGGGTGAGTCGGGGTGTGGTAAAAGCACCTTGGGCCACACTATTCTAAAGCTCCTCGAGCCTTATGATGGAAAAATTGTGTTCGAGGGAGCTGATATCACCAAACTATCGACTCGCGAAATGCGCCCGCTGCGCAGGCAAATGCAAATTGTGTTTCAAGACCCTATGGAGTCGCTGAACCCACGCCATACGGTGGGCATGATCTTAGAAGAGCCCTTTATCATCCATAAACTCGGTAACGCAGTAGAGAGGCAGAAGTGGGTTCGAGAACTGCTGGAAAAAGTCGGTCTGCCTGAGGACTCGATTGACCGCTATCCTCATGAATTTTCGGGAGGACAAAGGCAGCGTATTGGTATTGCTCGAGCGATAGCGGTGAAGCCCAAACTGTTGATTTGTGATGAGTCGGTATCCGCATTGGATGTGTCGGTCCAAGCGCAGATCCTTAATTTGCTGCTGGACCTACAAGCAGAGATGAATCTCGCCATTATCTTTATCTCTCATGACCTCTCTGTGGTTAGGCATGTCTCTGATAATGTCGCTGTAATGAAGGAGGGTAAAGTAGTGGAGTATGGAACCAGTGAAGAGGTGTACAAAACGCCGAAGCATGAGTACACCAAAACACTGTTAGCAGCGATACCGATTACGCATCCGAAATACCGCTCTAGGCCTGTTAGTTAA
- a CDS encoding aldose epimerase family protein: MMPVSSQHIGQFYNQPVQEVTLSNQSGMSVSILTLGGIIRCLHVPDSDGKVNDIVLGYDKLADYAKDTHYMGAIIGRVANRIEGAKFNYNGEITQVDGNAYDGKHCVHGGRFGYHNRVWQIARVDETDDEISLWLVLEDGDGEEGFKGNVTVSAKYTLTNTNQLRLDISASSDIASPMSMTAHSYFNLNGHESGSINNHLLRIPSDQTLQQKQDRIPNGEIVTVRHTAFDYSSGMMLAECVNNDIDINDSYVLSEAEKIRLVGELQTSKLGLRVYSNEDTVHFYNGHNLNQVSGKNNVVYQKFAGVCLEPKGYVNAVNIKHFPLSQVTPDKPYQHSIVYEFYYPDGNKSFN, translated from the coding sequence ATGATGCCGGTAAGCTCGCAACATATTGGTCAGTTTTACAATCAACCTGTACAAGAAGTGACGCTATCCAATCAGTCAGGGATGTCGGTATCCATATTGACACTCGGAGGCATCATAAGATGCCTTCATGTCCCGGACTCAGATGGCAAAGTGAATGACATTGTGCTTGGATACGATAAGCTCGCTGACTATGCCAAAGACACACATTACATGGGCGCAATCATTGGTCGCGTTGCCAATCGGATAGAAGGTGCCAAGTTCAATTACAACGGCGAGATTACTCAGGTCGACGGTAATGCCTACGATGGAAAGCATTGCGTTCATGGTGGACGCTTTGGGTACCACAACCGAGTGTGGCAGATCGCAAGAGTGGATGAAACTGATGATGAGATATCGCTTTGGCTCGTGCTTGAAGATGGAGATGGTGAAGAGGGCTTCAAGGGAAATGTTACCGTTTCGGCGAAGTATACTCTAACCAATACCAATCAGCTCAGGTTAGACATCAGTGCTAGCTCCGATATCGCTTCGCCAATGAGCATGACTGCGCACAGTTACTTCAACCTTAACGGGCATGAGTCAGGGAGCATTAATAACCATTTATTGCGTATCCCATCTGACCAAACCTTACAACAGAAGCAAGATAGGATACCGAATGGCGAAATTGTCACTGTCCGCCACACGGCTTTTGATTACTCTTCAGGGATGATGCTCGCTGAATGTGTAAACAACGATATTGACATCAACGATTCCTATGTTTTGAGTGAAGCTGAAAAAATTAGATTGGTCGGTGAGCTGCAAACATCGAAATTGGGGCTGAGAGTTTACTCCAATGAAGATACCGTGCACTTCTACAATGGACATAATCTGAATCAAGTATCTGGCAAAAACAACGTGGTTTATCAGAAGTTTGCTGGCGTGTGTCTTGAGCCGAAAGGGTATGTCAATGCGGTCAATATCAAACACTTCCCACTATCTCAGGTAACGCCAGACAAACCCTATCAGCATTCGATTGTTTATGAGTTTTATTACCCTGACGGCAATAAATCTTTTAACTAA
- a CDS encoding GntR family transcriptional regulator, translated as MTQEKKSNQSRSEVAYQKLLQAIRHGELTPGTRVREIEVAEMLGISRTPVRDAIRRLESDGLLIHLPRQGAVIKQLDQKEVIELYEVREVLEGTAARYAARHASEIELAELEDFNDIMLSNANDPIKVAEANRLFHQALYRAGNNRYLIDALNSLSNALTLLGGTTLQEGERTQTAYQEHQAIIDAIRQRDGDKAEQAARHHIQQAHRIRMRMQRASQVEVKG; from the coding sequence ATGACACAAGAAAAAAAGAGTAATCAATCTCGCTCCGAAGTGGCCTATCAGAAGCTACTACAAGCCATTCGTCACGGTGAACTGACACCGGGAACTCGCGTTAGAGAAATTGAAGTTGCAGAGATGCTGGGCATCAGCAGAACACCCGTCAGGGATGCCATTCGGCGTTTAGAAAGTGATGGTTTGTTGATCCATTTGCCACGCCAAGGTGCGGTCATCAAGCAGCTGGATCAGAAAGAGGTGATAGAGCTGTATGAGGTGCGTGAGGTATTAGAAGGCACTGCAGCGCGATATGCAGCACGGCATGCCTCAGAGATTGAATTAGCTGAGCTCGAAGACTTCAACGACATCATGTTAAGTAATGCCAATGACCCGATTAAGGTCGCTGAGGCGAATCGTCTGTTTCACCAAGCGCTATATCGAGCGGGGAACAATCGCTACTTAATTGACGCACTAAATTCATTATCAAATGCACTCACTCTTCTAGGTGGAACAACGCTACAAGAAGGCGAACGAACTCAAACTGCGTACCAAGAGCATCAAGCGATCATTGATGCCATTCGCCAGCGCGATGGCGATAAAGCGGAACAGGCCGCTAGGCATCACATTCAGCAAGCGCATCGAATTCGTATGCGGATGCAAAGGGCTTCACAGGTTGAAGTTAAGGGGTGA
- the tcuB gene encoding tricarballylate utilization 4Fe-4S protein TcuB, protein MRSTIKVKEVDRVMTICNACRYCEGHCAVFQAMELRLEFNSDDLDYLSNLCHNCGACYHNCQYAKPHEFELNVPGAMAELREESYAQYAWPSFMGSAFKNNGFWVTSLLLVLVTAFMVLGAYFTGDSFFQVHDNAFYGVISHNVMVAIFGTVALFVAIAMVMSIVNFWKVMRLPAPWKLDWGLVAKGIKDGLTLKYLDGGNGQGCSYPSEKPSMARRYFHQMTFWGFMLCFAATSTATVMHYALALPAPYDFISLPKLFGVIGGLGLIVGPIGLMALKRQAVSDTKGKTNKGMDTSFLMLLLLTSVSGLGLMVLRDTSWVGLGLTVHLGIVLTLFISMPYGKFVHGFYRLIALITFVVEKERHQAIVGVEPVTEPNA, encoded by the coding sequence ATGCGATCAACAATTAAAGTAAAAGAAGTCGACAGAGTAATGACCATTTGTAATGCCTGCCGCTATTGCGAAGGTCACTGCGCCGTGTTTCAAGCAATGGAGCTTAGATTAGAGTTCAATTCAGATGATCTCGACTACTTATCTAACCTTTGCCATAACTGCGGCGCCTGTTACCACAACTGCCAATACGCGAAACCTCACGAGTTTGAACTCAACGTGCCTGGCGCCATGGCCGAGCTTAGAGAAGAGAGCTACGCACAATATGCTTGGCCAAGCTTTATGGGCTCAGCATTCAAGAACAATGGTTTTTGGGTAACTTCGTTATTATTGGTGTTAGTCACAGCATTTATGGTACTCGGTGCCTATTTCACTGGCGACAGTTTTTTCCAAGTACATGACAACGCTTTTTACGGCGTAATATCTCATAACGTAATGGTAGCGATCTTCGGTACCGTGGCGCTATTTGTTGCCATCGCTATGGTGATGTCGATTGTCAACTTCTGGAAGGTGATGCGATTACCTGCACCGTGGAAGCTAGATTGGGGATTGGTAGCCAAAGGGATTAAAGATGGCCTTACCCTCAAATACCTCGATGGAGGAAATGGTCAAGGATGCTCGTACCCTTCAGAGAAGCCATCGATGGCAAGACGTTACTTCCACCAAATGACGTTCTGGGGATTCATGCTTTGCTTCGCTGCAACCTCCACCGCAACAGTGATGCACTATGCGCTGGCGCTTCCTGCCCCGTATGACTTTATCAGTCTACCCAAACTATTTGGTGTGATTGGTGGTTTAGGTCTAATTGTTGGTCCTATTGGTCTAATGGCGCTGAAGCGTCAAGCCGTATCGGATACCAAAGGTAAAACCAACAAGGGTATGGACACGAGCTTCCTAATGCTATTGCTACTAACAAGCGTTTCCGGTCTGGGATTGATGGTTTTGCGCGATACGAGTTGGGTAGGACTTGGGCTGACGGTTCACTTAGGGATCGTTCTTACGCTCTTTATCTCGATGCCTTACGGCAAGTTTGTTCACGGTTTCTATCGCCTCATTGCCTTAATCACTTTCGTGGTAGAAAAAGAGCGTCACCAAGCGATTGTCGGTGTTGAGCCTGTCACCGAGCCAAACGCTTAA